A stretch of the Malus sylvestris chromosome 10, drMalSylv7.2, whole genome shotgun sequence genome encodes the following:
- the LOC126586491 gene encoding uncharacterized protein LOC126586491 isoform X6 has protein sequence MSKPSLRLHLTKLVFYHILLWQLGRWPQSKFHCRADGALLQQDEVFALQAITRDLELKQQQTITDKSCDGTFFGFTINCDCNNATNQCSISKIEINNLDLTGTIHEAVSYLSNLKYLSLANNKLHGSIPDTWGNLMDLEYLDLSRNQLNGSIPASLGRLVSLEYLYLQYNLLSQGIPQGFGSLTKLTELNLQFNMLSGSIPKDFGNLLRLKIMDLSENQLSGRLPESLRELKYLTTFYVSANYLSGEFPKGYDNLISLKKFSIAGNYISGPLPVETIAKWTNITHLVLVGNNFEGNLTEKIFRLQKLQYLLITDLANNSFPLPPKINNSANFISLTLRNCSINGTIPKYIGENMTSLRYLDLSFNKLTGGLPQKMSSKMIYMSFSRNMLNGAIAPSILGDSQTRIDLSFNNFSAEGSPVQSNQQLNLFACCRNSSTTEPQMMDPFEMKNRYCPEKEPKYHSLFINCGGEETIVNGHKYDQDNDTSLFYTSLKKSWAYSLSGDFGVPESNTSNYIKSMTRGVPEAPLYEKARFSPISLEYYVFCLRKGNYIVTLYFKEIVDSKDEDYSSLRKRVFDVYIQDVRRLNYFKIREEEGTTEGPITKKISAVVVNDSGLLNIHLYWPGKGSYQYHPSFNGPLISAISVTPELSPDKNKGQLVALITLASIVAALPLSLAFAWRMGWLPSEEFPKIETSQEKIVDEHQDSEELPRQEENGDEQRNTKDQGKRKNTEKDQGQEEIGDEHQDSEELPSQEEIGDDNQDSEELPSQEEIGDEPRNTKGQEEIGDEQRNTKDQGRRKNTKTKRKKKEKIGDEHPDIIKKLGMFGLSYGFPLGMSSEELPSQEEIGDEHQDSEELPSQEEIGDEQRNTKGQQEISDEQRNTKDQGRRKNTETKRKKKEKIGDDHPETVKKLGMLGLSYGFSSGMSSEELPSQEEIGEEHQDSEELPSQEEIGDEHQDSEELPSQEEIGDEQRNTKGQEEIGDEQRNTKDQGRRKNTETKRKKKEKIGDERPNTVKKLGMFGLSYGLSLDMSSEELPSQEEIGDEHQDSEELPSQQEIGDEQRNKKGQEEIGDEQRNTKDQGRWNNTETKTKKKEKIGDKHPDTVKKLGMLGLSYGFPLGMSSEELPSEEEIGDEHQYSEELPSQEEIGDEQRNTKEQGRRKNTETKRKKNEKIGDERPNTVKKLGMFGLSYGLPLDMSSEELPSQEEIGDEHQDSEELPSQQEIGDEQRNKKGQEEIGDEQRNTKDQGRWKNTETKTKKKEKIGDKHPDTVKKLGMLGLSYGFPLGMSSEELPSEEEIGDEHQDSEELPSQEEIGVEQRNTKDQGRRKNTETKRKKNEKIGDERPNTVKKLGMFGLSYGLPLDMSSEELPSQEEIGDEHQDSEELPSQEEIGDEQRNTKGQEEIGDEQRNTKDQGRRKNTETKMKKKEKIGDEHPDTVKKLGMLGLSYGFPLGMSSEELLSQEEIGDEHQDSEELRSQEEISDEQRNTKGQEEIGDEQINTKDQGRRKNTETKRKKNEKIGDEHLDAVKELINATENFSDKKKLGHSETFFMAQLPSHTVAVKKLDSAHFKGKIVKLKEEIGIIESLQHNNILKLLHAYIGKDLQFLVYEYMENKSLEDILFGSSTSGTIKLDWNTRVNICLGIARGLQYLHERVQIVHTNIKSANILLNEKLEAKISDFGFANLYSEEDKVMAIARETKKGYTAPEYLQTDDLDSKLDVFSFGVVILEIVSGERNVRNQSKKETEVLLDRAYKANRNGNLKSLVDKNLSTYDEREALIILKLALECTTMGASVRPEMSGVVSVLLGEKSIDEVCSPAKPTGDINVVGSLEELAGISDMAAKPTGDINVVGSLEESAGISDMAESLSPLWGS, from the exons GGATCTATCGCGAAATCAACTCAATGGTTCAATACCAGCAAGCTTAGGGCGCTTGGTTTCTCTTGAATATCT ATATCTGCAATACAACTTGCTTAGCCAAGGTATACCACAAGGTTTTGGTTCACTGACGAAACTTACTGAATT GAATCTGCAGTTTAATATGCTTTCAGGCTCAATTCCCAAGGATTTTGGAAATCTTTTGCGTCTTAAAATTAT GGATCTGTCTGAGAATCAGCTGTCTGGTCGTCTTCCAGAAAGCCTCCGAGAGTTGAAATATCTCACAACCTT CTATGTGTCAGCCAATTATTTGAGTGGGGAATTTCCAAAAGGTTATGACAACCTCATAAGCCTGAAAAAGTT TTCGATAGCCGGGAATTACATTTCTGGTCCCTTACCAGTTGAAACCATAGCCAAGTGGACTAATATCACTCACCT GGTGCTCGTGGGAAACAATTTCGAAGGAAACTTGACTGAAAAAATATTCCGCTTGCAAAAGCTTCAGTATCT GTTGATAACTGACCTggcaaataatagtttcccaTTACCACCAAAAATCAACAACAGTGCCAATTTCATTTCTCT AACACTGAGGAACTGCTCAATCAACGGCACAATCCCCAAATACATTGGTGAAAATATGACATCCCTAAGATACCT AGACTTGAGCTTCAATAAGTTAACTGGTGGCCTCCCTCAGAAAATGAGTTCAAAAATGATTTACat GTCTTTTTCTAGAAATATGCTTAACGGGGCAATCGCACCTTCGATACTTGGGGACTCCCAAACTAGGAT AGATCTTTCGTTCAACAATTTTTCAGCAGAAGGCTCTCCAGTACAAAGCAACCAACAACT GAACTTGTTTGCATGCTGCCGCAACTCCTCAACCACTGAGCCACAAAT GATGGATCCATTTGAAATGAAGAACAGATACTGTCCTGAAAAAGAACCGAAGT ACCATTCCTTGTTTATTAATTGTGGTGGTGAAGAAACAATCGTAAATGGGCATAAATATGATCAAGATAATGACACATCCCTCTTTTACACAAGTCTAAAGAAAAGCTGGGCTTACAGCCTTTCCGGAGACTTTGGTGTACCAGAAAGTAATACTAGTAATTACATCAAGAGCATGACACGTGGAGTTCCTGAGGCACCGTTGTATGAAAAAGCTCGGTTTTCCCCGATATCTCTCGAGTATTATGTTTTTTGTCTACGCAAAGGCAATTATATTGTGACGCTTTATTTCAAGGAAATTGTAGACAGTAAGGATGAAGATTATAGTAGTTTAAGGAAACGCGTATTTGATGTATATATTCAG GATGTGAGGAGACTAAATTATTTCAAGATTAGGGAGGAGGAGGGAACTACAGAAGGACCAATAACTAAAAAGATTTCAGCTGTGGTTGTAAATGATAGCGGTCTATTGAACATCCACTTGTACTGGCCTGGAAAGGGATCGTATCAATACCATCCTAGTTTTAATGGACCTCTAATATCAGCTATTTCTGTGACTCCTG AGTTAAGTCCCGATAAAAATAAAGGTCAACTTGTTGCATTGATTACGCTTGCTTCAATTGTTGCTGCTCTGCCGCTTTCATTGGCTTTTGCTTGGAGGATGGGCTGGCTGCCAAGCGAAGAGTTCCCCA AAATCGAAACAAGTCAAGAAAAAATAGTTGATGAGCATCAAGACAGCGAAGAGCTCCCCC GTCAAGAAGAAAATGGTGATGAGCAAAGAAACACGAAAGATCAAGGCAAGCGGAAGAACACAGAAAAAGATCAAG GTCAAGAAGAAATAGGAGATGAGCATCAAGACAGCGAAGAGCTCCCCA GTCAAGAAGAAATAGGTGATGACAATCAAGACAGCGAAGAGCTCCCCA GTCAAGAAGAAATAGGTGATGAGCCGAGAAACACGAAAGGTCAAGAAGAAATAGGAGATGAACAGAGAAACACGAAAGATCAAGGCAGGCGGaagaacacaaaaacaaagaggaagaaaaaggaaaaaataggTGATGAGCATCCAGACATCATCAAAAAATTGGGTATGTTCGGATTGAGCTATGGATTTCCGTTGGGTATGTCAAGCGAAGAGCTCCCCA GTCAAGAAGAAATAGGTGATGAGCATCAAGACAGCGAAGAACTCCCCA GTCAAGAAGAAATAGGTGATGAGCAGAGAAACACGAAAGGTCAACAAGAAATAAGTGACGAGCAGAGAAACACGAAAGATCAAGGCAGGCGGAAGAACACAGaaacaaagaggaagaaaaaggaaaaaataggTGATGATCATCCAGAGACCGTAAAAAAATTGGGTATGTTGGGATTGAGCTATGGATTTTCGTCGGGTATGTCAAGCGAAGAGCTCCCCA GTCAAGAAGAAATAGGTGAGGAGCATCAAGACAGCGAAGAGCTCCCCA GTCAAGAAGAAATAGGTGATGAGCATCAAGACAGCGAAGAGCTCCCCA GCCAAGAAGAAATAGGTGATGAGCAGAGAAACACGAAAGGTCAAGAAGAAATAGGTGATGAGCAGAGAAACACGAAAGATCAAGGCAGGCGGAAGAACACAGaaacaaagaggaagaaaaaggaaaaaataggTGATGAGCGTCCAAACACCGTCAAAAAATTGGGTATGTTCGGATTGAGCTATGGATTATCGTTGGATATGTCAAGCGAAGAGCTCCCCA GTCAAGAAGAAATAGGTGATGAGCATCAAGACAGCGAAGAGCTCCCCA GTCAACAAGAAATAGGTGATGAGCAGAGAAACAAGAAAGGTCAAGAAGAAATTGGTGATGAGCAAAGAAACACGAAAGATCAAGGCAGGTggaacaacacagaaacaaagacgaagaaaaaggaaaaaataggTGATAAGCATCCAGACACCGTAAAAAAATTGGGTATGTTGGGATTGAGCTATGGATTTCCGTTGGGTATGTCAAGCGAAGAGCTCCCCA GTGAAGAAGAAATAGGTGATGAGCATCAATATAGCGAAGAGCTCCCCA GCCAAGAAGAAATAGGTGATGAGCAGAGAAACACGAAAGAACAAGGCAGACGGAAGAACACAGaaacaaagaggaagaaaaatgaaaaaataggtGATGAGCGTCCAAACACCGTGAAAAAATTGGGTATGTTCGGATTGAGCTATGGATTACCGTTGGATATGTCAAGCGAAGAGCTCCCCA GTCAAGAAGAAATAGGTGATGAGCATCAAGACAGCGAAGAGCTCCCCA GTCAACAAGAAATAGGTGATGAGCAGAGAAACAAGAAAGGTCAAGAAGAAATTGGTGATGAGCAGAGAAACACGAAAGATCAAGGTAGGTGGAAGAACACAGAAACAAAGacgaagaaaaaggaaaaaataggTGATAAGCATCCAGACACCGTAAAAAAATTGGGTATGTTGGGATTGAGCTATGGTTTTCCGTTGGGTATGTCAAGCGAAGAGCTCCCCA GTGAAGAAGAAATAGGTGATGAGCATCAAGATAGCGAAGAGCTCCCCA GCCAAGAAGAAATAGGTGTTGAGCAGAGAAACACGAAAGATCAAGGCAGGCGGAAGAACACAGaaacaaagaggaagaaaaatgaaaaaataggtGATGAGCGTCCAAACACCGTCAAAAAATTGGGTATGTTCGGATTGAGCTATGGATTACCGTTGGATATGTCAAGCGAAGAGCTCCCCA GTCAAGAAGAAATAGGTGATGAGCATCAAGACAGCGAAGAACTCCCCA GTCAAGAAGAAATAGGTGATGAGCAGAGAAACACGAAAGGTCAAGAAGAAATAGGGGATGAGCAGAGAAACACGAAAGATCAAGGCAGGCGGAAGAACACAGAaacaaagatgaagaaaaaggaaaaaataggTGATGAGCATCCAGACACTGTTAAAAAATTGGGTATGTTGGGATTGAGCTATGGATTTCCGTTGGGTATGTCAAGCGAAGAGCTCCTCA GTCAAGAAGAAATAGGTGATGAGCATCAAGACAGCGAAGAGCTCCGCA GTCAAGAAGAAATAAGTGATGAGCAGAGAAACACGAAAGGTCAAGAAGAAATTGGTGATGAGCAGATAAACACGAAAGATCAAGGCAGGCGGAAGAACACAGaaacaaagaggaagaaaaatgaaaaaataggtGATGAGCATCTAGACGCCGTCAAAGAATTAATAAATGCTACCGAAAATTTTAGcgacaaaaaaaaacttggccATTCTGAGACATTTTTTATG GCACAACTGCCAAGTCATACTGTGGCCGTGAAGAAACTAGATTCCGCTCATTTTAAGGGAAAAATCGTTAAACTGAAAGAGGAAATTGGCATCATAGAGTCATTGCAACACAACAATATCCTTAAACTGTTGCATGCTTATATTGGAAAAGACCTCCAATTTCTTGTTTACGAATACATGGAAAATAAATCCCTTGAAGACATCTTATTTG GCTCGAGTACTTCTGGCACAATCAAGCTTGATTGGAATACAAGGGTTAACATTTGCTTGGGAATAGCACGGGGTTTGCAATATCTACATGAGAGAGTACAGATTGTTCATACGAATATAAAATCCGCTAATATTCTTCTTAATGAAAAACTTGAGGCTAAGATATCGGACTTTGGATTTGCAAATCTTTATTCTGAAGAAGATAAAGTTATGGCCATCGCAAGAGAAACAAAGAA AGGCTACACGGCGCCAGAGTATTTGCAAACGGATGATTTAGATAGCAAACTGGATGTTTTCAGCTTTGGGGTGGTCATACTTGAAATTGTTAGTGGGGAGAGAAACGTACGTAACcaatcaaagaaggaaactGAGGTTCTTTTAGACAGG GCTTATAAAGCAAATAGAAACGGAAATTTGAAGAGCTTGGTTGATAAGAATTTGTCTACATATGATGAAAGAGAAGCCCTCATCATCTTGAAATTAGCATTGGAGTGCACCACGATGGGTGCTAGTGTCAGACCTGAAATGTCTGGAGTTGTGAGTGTTCTTCTTGGCGAAAAAAGCATTGACGAGGTTTGTTCACCTGCCAAGCCCACTGGCGACATCAATGTTGTTGGCTCCCTCGAAGAGTTGGCAGGCATTTCTGATATGGCTGCCAAGCCCACTGGCGACATCAATGTTGTTGGTTCCCTCGAAGAGTCAGCAGGCATTTCTGATATGGCAGAGTCTCTTTCCCCACTTTGGGGAAGTTGA
- the LOC126586491 gene encoding uncharacterized protein LOC126586491 isoform X4, which produces MSKPSLRLHLTKLVFYHILLWQLGRWPQSKFHCRADGALLQQDEVKALSVFMSNLELRPEQIIETTYCSDVVLAYGFVIECHCTNVSGCRITGIRMSYVGLTGTIHESVGCLRNLTYLILSNNTIHGRIPDTFGKLTNLQVLDLSRNQLNGSIPASLGRLVSLEYLYLQYNLLSQGIPQGFGSLTKLTELNLQFNMLSGSIPKDFGNLLRLKIMDLSENQLSGRLPESLRELKYLTTFYVSANYLSGEFPKGYDNLISLKKFSIAGNYISGPLPVETIAKWTNITHLVLVGNNFEGNLTEKIFRLQKLQYLLITDLANNSFPLPPKINNSANFISLTLRNCSINGTIPKYIGENMTSLRYLDLSFNKLTGGLPQKMSSKMIYMSFSRNMLNGAIAPSILGDSQTRIDLSFNNFSAEGSPVQSNQQLNLFACCRNSSTTEPQMMDPFEMKNRYCPEKEPKYHSLFINCGGEETIVNGHKYDQDNDTSLFYTSLKKSWAYSLSGDFGVPESNTSNYIKSMTRGVPEAPLYEKARFSPISLEYYVFCLRKGNYIVTLYFKEIVDSKDEDYSSLRKRVFDVYIQDVRRLNYFKIREEEGTTEGPITKKISAVVVNDSGLLNIHLYWPGKGSYQYHPSFNGPLISAISVTPELSPDKNKGQLVALITLASIVAALPLSLAFAWRMGWLPSEEFPKIETSQEKIVDEHQDSEELPRQEENGDEQRNTKDQGKRKNTEKDQGQEEIGDEHQDSEELPSQEEIGDDNQDSEELPSQEEIGDEPRNTKGQEEIGDEQRNTKDQGRRKNTKTKRKKKEKIGDEHPDIIKKLGMFGLSYGFPLGMSSEELPSQEEIGDEHQDSEELPSQEEIGDEQRNTKGQQEISDEQRNTKDQGRRKNTETKRKKKEKIGDDHPETVKKLGMLGLSYGFSSGMSSEELPSQEEIGEEHQDSEELPSQEEIGDEHQDSEELPSQEEIGDEQRNTKGQEEIGDEQRNTKDQGRRKNTETKRKKKEKIGDERPNTVKKLGMFGLSYGLSLDMSSEELPSQEEIGDEHQDSEELPSQQEIGDEQRNKKGQEEIGDEQRNTKDQGRWNNTETKTKKKEKIGDKHPDTVKKLGMLGLSYGFPLGMSSEELPSEEEIGDEHQYSEELPSQEEIGDEQRNTKEQGRRKNTETKRKKNEKIGDERPNTVKKLGMFGLSYGLPLDMSSEELPSQEEIGDEHQDSEELPSQQEIGDEQRNKKGQEEIGDEQRNTKDQGRWKNTETKTKKKEKIGDKHPDTVKKLGMLGLSYGFPLGMSSEELPSEEEIGDEHQDSEELPSQEEIGVEQRNTKDQGRRKNTETKRKKNEKIGDERPNTVKKLGMFGLSYGLPLDMSSEELPSQEEIGDEHQDSEELPSQEEIGDEQRNTKGQEEIGDEQRNTKDQGRRKNTETKMKKKEKIGDEHPDTVKKLGMLGLSYGFPLGMSSEELLSQEEIGDEHQDSEELRSQEEISDEQRNTKGQEEIGDEQINTKDQGRRKNTETKRKKNEKIGDEHLDAVKELINATENFSDKKKLGHSETFFMAQLPSHTVAVKKLDSAHFKGKIVKLKEEIGIIESLQHNNILKLLHAYIGKDLQFLVYEYMENKSLEDILFGSSTSGTIKLDWNTRVNICLGIARGLQYLHERVQIVHTNIKSANILLNEKLEAKISDFGFANLYSEEDKVMAIARETKKGYTAPEYLQTDDLDSKLDVFSFGVVILEIVSGERNVRNQSKKETEVLLDRAYKANRNGNLKSLVDKNLSTYDEREALIILKLALECTTMGASVRPEMSGVVSVLLGEKSIDEVCSPAKPTGDINVVGSLEELAGISDMAAKPTGDINVVGSLEESAGISDMAESLSPLWGS; this is translated from the exons TGAAAGCTCTCAGTGTCTTTATGAGCAACTTAGAGCTAAGGCCAGAGCAAATCATTGAAACGACATATTGCAGTGACGTAGTCTTGGCTTATGGTTTTGTCATCGAATGTCATTGCACTAACGTGAGTGGATGCCGGATCACTGGAAT TAGAATGAGCTACGTAGGTTTAACTGGAACTATTCATGAAAGTGTGGGTTGTCTTCGAAACCTAACCTACCT CATTCTATCCAACAACACAATTCATGGCAGAATACCAGATACCTTTGGGAAATTGACGAATCTCCAAGTCCT GGATCTATCGCGAAATCAACTCAATGGTTCAATACCAGCAAGCTTAGGGCGCTTGGTTTCTCTTGAATATCT ATATCTGCAATACAACTTGCTTAGCCAAGGTATACCACAAGGTTTTGGTTCACTGACGAAACTTACTGAATT GAATCTGCAGTTTAATATGCTTTCAGGCTCAATTCCCAAGGATTTTGGAAATCTTTTGCGTCTTAAAATTAT GGATCTGTCTGAGAATCAGCTGTCTGGTCGTCTTCCAGAAAGCCTCCGAGAGTTGAAATATCTCACAACCTT CTATGTGTCAGCCAATTATTTGAGTGGGGAATTTCCAAAAGGTTATGACAACCTCATAAGCCTGAAAAAGTT TTCGATAGCCGGGAATTACATTTCTGGTCCCTTACCAGTTGAAACCATAGCCAAGTGGACTAATATCACTCACCT GGTGCTCGTGGGAAACAATTTCGAAGGAAACTTGACTGAAAAAATATTCCGCTTGCAAAAGCTTCAGTATCT GTTGATAACTGACCTggcaaataatagtttcccaTTACCACCAAAAATCAACAACAGTGCCAATTTCATTTCTCT AACACTGAGGAACTGCTCAATCAACGGCACAATCCCCAAATACATTGGTGAAAATATGACATCCCTAAGATACCT AGACTTGAGCTTCAATAAGTTAACTGGTGGCCTCCCTCAGAAAATGAGTTCAAAAATGATTTACat GTCTTTTTCTAGAAATATGCTTAACGGGGCAATCGCACCTTCGATACTTGGGGACTCCCAAACTAGGAT AGATCTTTCGTTCAACAATTTTTCAGCAGAAGGCTCTCCAGTACAAAGCAACCAACAACT GAACTTGTTTGCATGCTGCCGCAACTCCTCAACCACTGAGCCACAAAT GATGGATCCATTTGAAATGAAGAACAGATACTGTCCTGAAAAAGAACCGAAGT ACCATTCCTTGTTTATTAATTGTGGTGGTGAAGAAACAATCGTAAATGGGCATAAATATGATCAAGATAATGACACATCCCTCTTTTACACAAGTCTAAAGAAAAGCTGGGCTTACAGCCTTTCCGGAGACTTTGGTGTACCAGAAAGTAATACTAGTAATTACATCAAGAGCATGACACGTGGAGTTCCTGAGGCACCGTTGTATGAAAAAGCTCGGTTTTCCCCGATATCTCTCGAGTATTATGTTTTTTGTCTACGCAAAGGCAATTATATTGTGACGCTTTATTTCAAGGAAATTGTAGACAGTAAGGATGAAGATTATAGTAGTTTAAGGAAACGCGTATTTGATGTATATATTCAG GATGTGAGGAGACTAAATTATTTCAAGATTAGGGAGGAGGAGGGAACTACAGAAGGACCAATAACTAAAAAGATTTCAGCTGTGGTTGTAAATGATAGCGGTCTATTGAACATCCACTTGTACTGGCCTGGAAAGGGATCGTATCAATACCATCCTAGTTTTAATGGACCTCTAATATCAGCTATTTCTGTGACTCCTG AGTTAAGTCCCGATAAAAATAAAGGTCAACTTGTTGCATTGATTACGCTTGCTTCAATTGTTGCTGCTCTGCCGCTTTCATTGGCTTTTGCTTGGAGGATGGGCTGGCTGCCAAGCGAAGAGTTCCCCA AAATCGAAACAAGTCAAGAAAAAATAGTTGATGAGCATCAAGACAGCGAAGAGCTCCCCC GTCAAGAAGAAAATGGTGATGAGCAAAGAAACACGAAAGATCAAGGCAAGCGGAAGAACACAGAAAAAGATCAAG GTCAAGAAGAAATAGGAGATGAGCATCAAGACAGCGAAGAGCTCCCCA GTCAAGAAGAAATAGGTGATGACAATCAAGACAGCGAAGAGCTCCCCA GTCAAGAAGAAATAGGTGATGAGCCGAGAAACACGAAAGGTCAAGAAGAAATAGGAGATGAACAGAGAAACACGAAAGATCAAGGCAGGCGGaagaacacaaaaacaaagaggaagaaaaaggaaaaaataggTGATGAGCATCCAGACATCATCAAAAAATTGGGTATGTTCGGATTGAGCTATGGATTTCCGTTGGGTATGTCAAGCGAAGAGCTCCCCA GTCAAGAAGAAATAGGTGATGAGCATCAAGACAGCGAAGAACTCCCCA GTCAAGAAGAAATAGGTGATGAGCAGAGAAACACGAAAGGTCAACAAGAAATAAGTGACGAGCAGAGAAACACGAAAGATCAAGGCAGGCGGAAGAACACAGaaacaaagaggaagaaaaaggaaaaaataggTGATGATCATCCAGAGACCGTAAAAAAATTGGGTATGTTGGGATTGAGCTATGGATTTTCGTCGGGTATGTCAAGCGAAGAGCTCCCCA GTCAAGAAGAAATAGGTGAGGAGCATCAAGACAGCGAAGAGCTCCCCA GTCAAGAAGAAATAGGTGATGAGCATCAAGACAGCGAAGAGCTCCCCA GCCAAGAAGAAATAGGTGATGAGCAGAGAAACACGAAAGGTCAAGAAGAAATAGGTGATGAGCAGAGAAACACGAAAGATCAAGGCAGGCGGAAGAACACAGaaacaaagaggaagaaaaaggaaaaaataggTGATGAGCGTCCAAACACCGTCAAAAAATTGGGTATGTTCGGATTGAGCTATGGATTATCGTTGGATATGTCAAGCGAAGAGCTCCCCA GTCAAGAAGAAATAGGTGATGAGCATCAAGACAGCGAAGAGCTCCCCA GTCAACAAGAAATAGGTGATGAGCAGAGAAACAAGAAAGGTCAAGAAGAAATTGGTGATGAGCAAAGAAACACGAAAGATCAAGGCAGGTggaacaacacagaaacaaagacgaagaaaaaggaaaaaataggTGATAAGCATCCAGACACCGTAAAAAAATTGGGTATGTTGGGATTGAGCTATGGATTTCCGTTGGGTATGTCAAGCGAAGAGCTCCCCA GTGAAGAAGAAATAGGTGATGAGCATCAATATAGCGAAGAGCTCCCCA GCCAAGAAGAAATAGGTGATGAGCAGAGAAACACGAAAGAACAAGGCAGACGGAAGAACACAGaaacaaagaggaagaaaaatgaaaaaataggtGATGAGCGTCCAAACACCGTGAAAAAATTGGGTATGTTCGGATTGAGCTATGGATTACCGTTGGATATGTCAAGCGAAGAGCTCCCCA GTCAAGAAGAAATAGGTGATGAGCATCAAGACAGCGAAGAGCTCCCCA GTCAACAAGAAATAGGTGATGAGCAGAGAAACAAGAAAGGTCAAGAAGAAATTGGTGATGAGCAGAGAAACACGAAAGATCAAGGTAGGTGGAAGAACACAGAAACAAAGacgaagaaaaaggaaaaaataggTGATAAGCATCCAGACACCGTAAAAAAATTGGGTATGTTGGGATTGAGCTATGGTTTTCCGTTGGGTATGTCAAGCGAAGAGCTCCCCA GTGAAGAAGAAATAGGTGATGAGCATCAAGATAGCGAAGAGCTCCCCA GCCAAGAAGAAATAGGTGTTGAGCAGAGAAACACGAAAGATCAAGGCAGGCGGAAGAACACAGaaacaaagaggaagaaaaatgaaaaaataggtGATGAGCGTCCAAACACCGTCAAAAAATTGGGTATGTTCGGATTGAGCTATGGATTACCGTTGGATATGTCAAGCGAAGAGCTCCCCA GTCAAGAAGAAATAGGTGATGAGCATCAAGACAGCGAAGAACTCCCCA GTCAAGAAGAAATAGGTGATGAGCAGAGAAACACGAAAGGTCAAGAAGAAATAGGGGATGAGCAGAGAAACACGAAAGATCAAGGCAGGCGGAAGAACACAGAaacaaagatgaagaaaaaggaaaaaataggTGATGAGCATCCAGACACTGTTAAAAAATTGGGTATGTTGGGATTGAGCTATGGATTTCCGTTGGGTATGTCAAGCGAAGAGCTCCTCA GTCAAGAAGAAATAGGTGATGAGCATCAAGACAGCGAAGAGCTCCGCA GTCAAGAAGAAATAAGTGATGAGCAGAGAAACACGAAAGGTCAAGAAGAAATTGGTGATGAGCAGATAAACACGAAAGATCAAGGCAGGCGGAAGAACACAGaaacaaagaggaagaaaaatgaaaaaataggtGATGAGCATCTAGACGCCGTCAAAGAATTAATAAATGCTACCGAAAATTTTAGcgacaaaaaaaaacttggccATTCTGAGACATTTTTTATG GCACAACTGCCAAGTCATACTGTGGCCGTGAAGAAACTAGATTCCGCTCATTTTAAGGGAAAAATCGTTAAACTGAAAGAGGAAATTGGCATCATAGAGTCATTGCAACACAACAATATCCTTAAACTGTTGCATGCTTATATTGGAAAAGACCTCCAATTTCTTGTTTACGAATACATGGAAAATAAATCCCTTGAAGACATCTTATTTG GCTCGAGTACTTCTGGCACAATCAAGCTTGATTGGAATACAAGGGTTAACATTTGCTTGGGAATAGCACGGGGTTTGCAATATCTACATGAGAGAGTACAGATTGTTCATACGAATATAAAATCCGCTAATATTCTTCTTAATGAAAAACTTGAGGCTAAGATATCGGACTTTGGATTTGCAAATCTTTATTCTGAAGAAGATAAAGTTATGGCCATCGCAAGAGAAACAAAGAA AGGCTACACGGCGCCAGAGTATTTGCAAACGGATGATTTAGATAGCAAACTGGATGTTTTCAGCTTTGGGGTGGTCATACTTGAAATTGTTAGTGGGGAGAGAAACGTACGTAACcaatcaaagaaggaaactGAGGTTCTTTTAGACAGG GCTTATAAAGCAAATAGAAACGGAAATTTGAAGAGCTTGGTTGATAAGAATTTGTCTACATATGATGAAAGAGAAGCCCTCATCATCTTGAAATTAGCATTGGAGTGCACCACGATGGGTGCTAGTGTCAGACCTGAAATGTCTGGAGTTGTGAGTGTTCTTCTTGGCGAAAAAAGCATTGACGAGGTTTGTTCACCTGCCAAGCCCACTGGCGACATCAATGTTGTTGGCTCCCTCGAAGAGTTGGCAGGCATTTCTGATATGGCTGCCAAGCCCACTGGCGACATCAATGTTGTTGGTTCCCTCGAAGAGTCAGCAGGCATTTCTGATATGGCAGAGTCTCTTTCCCCACTTTGGGGAAGTTGA